GTCGCAGTGGCGAAATCACTGCCCAACGGATCTCGACCCCGCGCCCGAGACCACCAAGAAATACTCCGAGGAGAGCCAGCGACGATCAACGTCTGAGACCATCGTTTCGAAGGGAGACAGCCATGCACAACTCCAAGCTTTTAACTGCCCGAGATATCATGACCCCGCCGGGCATTGTAGTGGGTCCCGAGATGAGCGTATTCACCGCCATCCCGATTTTGATCAAGAATAATCTCACGGGTTGTCCCGTCACGAATTCAGACGGAGAGTTGATCGGCATCCTTTCGGAACTCGACTGCATGAAGGTGATCGCTTCGGATGCCTTCTACTCCGACGAATACAGCAGCTCCGACATTCTGGTGAGCCGCTACATGACAAGCGAATGTCTCACCATTACCGCCGACATGGACATCTTCCGCATTGCCAATATCTTCTTCGAACACACCCTGCGTCGCATCCCCGTGCTCGAAGAGCAGCGCTTGATCGGGCAGATCACTCGCTCAGACGTTCTGAAGGGCATCCAGCTGATGCGCAAGAACATGGGACGGAGCAAGGAATACGGAGCCTTCGCTTGGCCGAC
This genomic stretch from Myxococcales bacterium harbors:
- a CDS encoding CBS domain-containing protein, with product MHNSKLLTARDIMTPPGIVVGPEMSVFTAIPILIKNNLTGCPVTNSDGELIGILSELDCMKVIASDAFYSDEYSSSDILVSRYMTSECLTITADMDIFRIANIFFEHTLRRIPVLEEQRLIGQITRSDVLKGIQLMRKNMGRSKEYGAFAWPTSTIAS